AATTTGCGCACGCGCCACTTCTTCCCCGGCCTTGATGAATTTCTGAGGATAATAGAACTGGGCCCAGTGAGCATCCGGAACCATGGGATGCAGGAGGATGTCCGCCTTCTTGCCCCAGACTTCAGCCATCTCGAATTCCATGAATTGGATCGTATTCATGATGACGTTGAAAATGTTATCGGAATAGCGTTTGTGAAAGCGGTCGACCTGGTTAGTAACCGCTTTGTCCCAGAAATTCTTATTGGCCACCATCTCCATGCGCTTGCGGTACTTTTCCTGCTGAATTTTGTGCTTTTCCGCCCAATCCATCGGGCTGGGCAGCACGTTCACGCCGATGATTTTTTTGACGCCTAATTTGCTCAAAACGCGCACGGGTAACGGGTCGATCACCCCACCGTCGATCAAAAGCTGGCCTTCGTGCTGGAACGGCCTGAAGATGCCGGGAATCGAAACGCTGGCGCGGATCGCATCCGTGACTTTGCCCGCCCGGAAAATGACTTCTTCAGCCGTAAATAAGTTCGTTGCCGTGACCCGCAGCGGAATTTTGAGGTCCTGAAACGTCTTGTCGCCCAGATAGGGCGCCAAAAAATGGTGCAGCTTCTGTCCTTTGAAAAAGCCATGATGAGCGATCGACAAATCCGCAAACCCGAAGATTTTGAAAAAGGCCGTTTTCTTGTCGATGCCGAAAGCAAATTCTTCGAGCTGATCCGCATTGTATCCGGCCGCCCAGATCGCACCGACAAGCGCGCCGATGCTCGATCCCGCCACCACGTCGATTTGAATGTTCTCCTGTTCGAGCACGCGCAAGACTCCGATATGCGCCAGACCGTAGGCCGCGCCGCTTCCCAGGGCCAGCCCGGTCAGATTGCCAGAAAGCTCCTTGGCGAGATAACGCAGATTGGCATCATAACGGTCGGCTTGACGATGGCGGTCCGGCACCAGAGAAAAAATGCGCTGCCCCAGAAGTCTTTCCTTTTCTTCAAAAGTAATTTCCCTGTTTCCGTTGTCATCTTCGGGAACCAGAACCTTGATTTCGCTGCGGCTGAATCCGAAGGCCTTTTCGAATTCCCCCACGAGCCGGGAAGTTTCCACGAGGTCCTGAACTTCCGGCCTTGAATAAAGGTAGATCTCGTCGGATTGTTTGAGCGCGCGGAAAGAAAGGTGCGTGTTGTCCCAGGGAAGCTGCAGCAATAGATGGTCATAGCGCGCAGTGAGCGAGCTGAGAAGCGCGGAAAGCCTTTTCTCCTCCCGGTCTCCCGCATTTTCAAAGCCGACATGCAGGTAGTGAAATCCGGACGGATGCGGGATCAGAAAATTCCGGAGGTCCGATTCCCGGGAAGGCTCCATCGTAGAGAGCTGATAGGCCGGAATGTTTCCCTTTTTCAGCTGTTCCGAAACTAAGGGAGAAACCGGCGAAACAAAATCGATGAGCACCACGTCGCCGCGGCCCACCTCCATGAGATTGCGGGCAAAGTCAAACCACAGATGGCCGTCCTGGGAATTCCTGCCTTTCGCATAAAGCGCGGAAATTTTGACTTCGCGCCGTCGAGTTCCCCCCGCGCTCATGGTCAGACGATGTCCCAAAGACCGGTTGAGATGCAGCGAAATCGCGGGCATTTCGTTGACCAGCCTGAGAAAGTCTTTTTTTTCCAGCTTGAGGATCAGACCGTCGCTTTTGGCTTCGACAGTGGCGCTGTGCGGACGCCCGGTCAGAAGCGAGGTTTCTCCGAAGTGGTCCCCGCGGTAAAAATTGAGGAGCGTCTGTTCGGGACGGTCGCCCCTGGGGCGGTTGAAAAGACGAAACCGGCCGGCGCTCACAACATAGAAGGCATCCGCTTCGGTTCCCTCTTCATAAACGATATCGCCCCTCTTGTATTCCAGAAGGCGCGCTTTTTTTTCGATGATTTTTTGTTCTGCTGGTGTGAGGGACGAAAAGATGGGGATATCCTCTAAGGAAATCTCCAGCCCAATGTCCATTTTGCGCCCGAATTGAAAAAATCCCATAGGCCTCTATTATCGGCTGTTAAGAGGATTGGATTGAACGCCAATGAGGAAGATAGCCGCGGGGAAGACGGGACCCAAGGATGAGTCCGGAATGGTACGGGATCTAAGGCAAGCGGAATCTTAGCTTATGCCGGGAACTTCCTCTGGATCATTGAAATCATTGACCTTGGTTTCAAGCCAGTGATTGTAAGCATAGTCCAGAACGCGGAACTTATCCACGGGATCCATCATCAGGAAGCGGACGCCCTGATCATAGCCCTGATTACGGCCTTCTGCCGGGCAGGACCACATCACCGTTCCGGAGGTACGGACCGGCTTGGGATCATCCGGAATGTCGATTTCCAGGTCTACCAGAGTCCCCTGTTTGAGATGGACATTGGAATTCATCTTGATTCCCTCGCGGGACAGGTCTTTGCTTAAGCTGATGCCCTGAACTTCTTCGCTGCCGGGAGTTTTGAATTTAACGCTCATGTAAGCATCGAATCTTTTAAATTTTCTCCGCTCTTTTTCCATGAGCTCCTCCTTGTTGTTTGTCATCCTGAGGTTCTCCATTTGATCGAGATAGACTTTTATAAGTCGTTAAAAAAACTGGGCTTACGAATAGCGTTTCCAAAATCAATCCAAATATAACACATGAATTTTTCGTTTACAAGAGCACCAAAAAAAAATCTTGGAGCTTTAACTCGAAGAATGGAAGGGACTTACAGAGCGGGGAAAGAGTTTCCAGAAATCATCTAAAATTCGTAAATTGCAACGGAATGTCAGCGGTGTCCGTGGATAAGCTATGAATAACAGCCTGTAATTCGTCTTTGCTTTTGGAGGTTACCCGGATTTCTTCTCCCTGGATGCTCGCCTGCACCTTGTAGTTGCCGTCTTTGATCTTCTTGATGATGATTTTTGCTTTGTCCTGCGGGATACCGTTTACGATAGTCGCTTCCTGCCTCAGGGTGCCCTCGAAAGCTTTTTCGGGTTCTTGGAATTGCAGGGCTTTCACAGAGATCCGGCGTGCCGCCATGCGGGTCTTCAAAATGTCCTGGAGGTTTTTTAATTTCAAATCGTCATCGGCGATCAGGCGGATTTTTTTTTCAACCTTCAAAAACTCAATGGTACTCTTGCTGCCCCGGAAATCGAACCGGTTACGGAGCTCTTTGACGGCCTGATTGACGGCATTGTCGACCTCTTGGAAGTCAACCGAGGAAACAATATCGAAGGAAAACTGCGAAGGCATAGCGGAGCTTTACGGAACGTTTTTCTTGGCGAAGGATTCGATCTGTTTTTTCAGGAGATTCTGGTTGTCGGTGTCCATGTCTTCGAACTCAATGCCGACATCATAGCGAACCTTGCGGTTACGCGAGTTGCCTACCGGAACGATCCAGACAACCTTCCCCTTACACTCGATGACTTCTTTTTTGCTCCCGAGATCAAGGCGGACCATGCAGCGGCTGAAACGTTCCAGCGAACGGTTAAGGATCACCGCAACGCCGCCGACGCCCACGTTCTCCGTCATGGAGCTGAGAGGAACGCCCTCTTCGTCGGAACGAATTTGAATTTCGCAATGCAAATTCATCCGGGGAAATTTTCTTTGATCAAAGCCGTCCCACATGAGCGCCGGGTCCTCTCAAAAGGCTTTTAATCCAGGGTCCTGACAAAAGCATCCTGGAATGATTTCGAGGCATTGCCTTTCCGGAATTTTTCCAAATAGGTCTGAGCCTCGTCCGCGTCGGAAAACCTTCCCAAAAAAACCGAATGATAGACGCGGCCGCTGCGGCTCGAAAGGGCTTTGACAAATGCCGGGGCGCCGCTGTCTTTAATATCCTGAACAACGCGTTCCGCATCTTGTGCCGTCGCATATGTGGCGACTTGCACGACGTAGCGCTTGCCTGTTTCAGCCTCGGCTTTCGGAGCATTCGGCTCAGCCTGCGCGGCATTTTCCACCGCAGGAGCTGCGGCGGGCGCGGGCGTTTCCTGTGCGGAAGAGCGTTCTTCTTCCCCGCGGGCGCGCTCTGCGCGGGAAGCCTTGGCGGGCTTTGCAGCCTGTTTCGTAACGGTCTTTCCCGGGTTTTTCATGGCTCTTTCACGATTCACATTCAGCACATGAATTCCGGCGAAAACAGAAATCAGCAGGGCTGCGCCGACGACGCCAAAAAACGCACGCCGTATGGCGGGACGGCGAAAGTCGACGAGTTTGACCACCTTCCACAGCGACGTGAAAAGGACGATGGCCGCTTTCAAAAGAAATTTTCCGACGGATAGCGCGAACGCCGAGAGATTAGTCCAAAAGGATTGAGGGATCGAAGGCATTTTGAAAGGCGGCTTTGAGGACTGCGGCTTATTCGCCGCCTTTTGCTGCTTGGATTTTTCCGCTTCTGCGAGCTCTTCAAGGCGGGCCATGCGGTTGTGATCGCCCTTCGGCTCTTTATTTTCCGGCCTTTGAGTCTGCGGAGCCGGCCCTGAAAAAAGATCTTTGGAAGGCTGTTCTAACGTCGCGCTTTTCTGGGAAAACCCAAGCCGTTGCATGGGTTTGTTTTGAGGCGGTGTGGACGGCAGCATCGGCGGGCGAAGTTCCCCGTAGAGCTTTTTCTGAATGTCGTTCTCGCTTAAAGTGCGTAAACTGCCGTTGCTTTTCTTGCCCTTATTGAACAACCCCATAAAGAAAGACCGTCCTTTTAGAAAGATTCCCCTGATTTATGGCCGTCCCTCAAGGAAAGGGTAAACTTGAGAAGCTCGATGTCCCCCAGTTGAATCTTGGCGCGCTGCACGAAACCCTTCTTTTGGCAAAGGAGAATAGCGCCCTGCATGCGCGACGTCGTCTTGAAGACGAGTTCCTGATAGCCCACTTCCTGGCAAAATTTCAAAGCGCGCTCGAGGAGCTTCTGCCCGATCTGCTTCTTGCGGTAATCCAACGAAACGAAAAGGCGCCGGAGAAGCGCGATGCGTTCGTCTTCTTTTTTGATGGCGACCGTGCCGATGACTTTGTTGCCGTCTTCGGCAATGAAAAAAATATCGCCGATATTGCCGTAGGCCTTTTCGATCTGCTCGATATCCGTGATCGGATACGCGCCCTGATCTTCCTTAAACTCGCGCGCCATGATGGCGGTGATCAGGCCTTTAATCGCTTCCTTGTCATCTTCGCGAAAACGCCGAATGCTGACCGGTTGGCTCATATTATTTCTTGGCTTTTTCGGCCGGCGCGGCGGCTTTGGCTTTTTCAGCAGGGGCTCCGGCAGCAGGCGCAGCACCCTTCTCACCCGCGGCAGCTTCTTTCGGACCGCCGGCAGATTTCTTCACTTTAATCTTGATGGATTTGTACTTTGGCAGGCCGTAAACGGAAGCCTCTCCGCTCCATTTTCCGTCCGCTTCCATTTTTTTGATGCGCTCGTATTTCTTCAGCACGTTGCGGTGCTTGACGCCGACGCTGTCGACTTTAAGACTCGGATGCTGTGACATGAACTCTCCTTAGACTAAAAAATTTGGCTAATAGCAGCCATGAGTACGGGTTGGCATTTCCGCGGCTCGGCCGCAAATCGGGAACCGCCCGGGACTTCGCATCCCTCTGAAATATCGAGGATTATACTCAATCCCTGCACCTTTGGCTAGATGAAATTGATACTCCCAAACCGTCTTCCCGGCTCTCGAAAGTTACTCCGGATGGGGTCATTTGACGCTAAAGAGTGAAATTGCTAGTGACGAACCGGCTAAGGACGGCCGGAGATCAATGCGGCATGTTCCGGACGTACGCGTCCTGAGGGACCAGGTTTTGCACCTTTAAATTTTTGAGCAGAGAGGTTGCCGCGGACCGGCTCTCGAAAGCATTCACGCAGACTTGCAGGCTCTTGCCGCTGGGAATGACAAATCCCTGGTAGCCTTTGGTGGCCAGCTTTTCGATATGCTTTTGCGCCTGGGACTGGCTTTTATAGGTGACGACCTGAATCGTGTATTTGCCATCGGGCTTTGCGGCCGGCGCGGAAGCGGCTGCCGCAGGCGCAGCTTCGGCAACGGCGGCCGTCGGAGCTTCGGGTTCGGCTTTGGCAGTGGGAGCAGACGCTTCGATGGCCGGCGCAGCCGTCACGACGGCGGCCGGAGGATTCGGAATTTGCGTGGCGTCGATAATAACGGTCTGCTGCCCTTCCGGAAGCACCGTCTTGGCGGGCTCAGCATACCGAGGGTGGATCTCACGCCCCGCGAACTGCTTCCCTTTTTCCACGCCCATGCAGAAAACGACCGAGCTGAACACCAGCATGGCGATCATGACGATGAGTGCCTGGTCCAGGCGGATGGTGAACCGGTATTTTTCGAGGAATGCCGGACGTGTAACAGGGGTTATCGTGGATACCGATGCCGGAATTTTAAATAAGTCTGCTTGAAACATAAGGCCTCCCAGTAGGAATGATTAGAACGCCTTTATGTTACGGCACAATTCCGCCAGGACATGAGCGCTTTGCCGCACTTTTCTTGCCTGGGTAGCGTAATCGACTTCGACGAGGCCAAAACGGGGCTTGAATCCGTCTGCCCATTCGAAATTATCCAGAAGCGACCAGTAGAAAAAGCCCATGACGTCCAATCCGTCCTTGCCCGCCCGTTCCAGCGCGCCCAAATGGGATTTGATGAACGCCTGGCGCTGTTCGTCCTCGTGCGCGCAGATGCCGTTTTCGCAAACCAGAACCGGAAGCCCGTACTGCTTCAGGCTCATGAGAATGCGGTAAAATCCCTCGGGATAGACTTCCCAGCCCATGGCATTGATTTCCTTGGATTCGCCCGGATGATGCTTTTCATTGCAATCTGAACCCAGCGGCGTGGGTGCGTCCCCGCCCGCCCTGACGAAATGGCGCGTGTAATAATTCACGCCGATGTAGTCCAACGTGCTCCGTGACGAAATGAATTCGCAGAAAAGCCCGGGGAAAAACAGGAAGCCATTTGTCAGCGCCTGCAAAAAAAGATGGTTGAAAAACCAGTCGCGCAAAAACGTAAACCACCGGTCTTTCACGCTCAAAGGATTGCAGGGAGTGAAATCAGACAAATGCTTGGCGATGGAAATCATGGCCCGGGTCCCCAGCGCTTCTTCGTAGTGCTGCTGCATGGCCTCGTAAGCGCCGACGTGCCCCTGGAGCAAATGGCGGAAAACTTTGACCGCGTCCGGAAAAGTTTTTTTTCCCGGGGGCCACAGTCCCGTGCAATACCCATGAAAAAGGTAAACCACCGGCTCGTTGATGGTGTTCCAGTAAGTCACGTGGCGGCCCAGGACTTCGGCCACTTTGCGGGCGTATCTTTTGAAATAACGGGGACTTTCCGGAGAAAGCCAGCCGCCCTTCTCCGCGAGCCATATCGGGTTGGTGAAGTGGTGGAGCGTCACGACCGGTTCGATCCCGAAACGACGCATCTCGAGGATCATGTCTTCATAGTGGTGGAAGGCGCTTTCATCCCAGCGGCCTTCTTCCGGTTCGATGCGGCTCCATTCGATGGAAAAGCGGTGAGCATTATGCCCGAGCTTGGCGATCATCTCGATGTCTTTGCGGTACAGCTCGTATTGGTTGCACGCGAGTTCCGAGCAGGTCCGCACGCGGCCCGCTTTTTCAAAGGCCCACCAGTCGTTGTTCCGGTTGTTGCCTTCCACCTGGTGGGAGGAAGTCGCGGCGCCCCAGAGAAATAATTTCGATTCGGTCATGGATCGTTTTCTTTTTGGAGGATTCAGGAAAGACGTTTCGTACCGATTTCTTCCAGTAAAGATTCGGCCGGTCGCCTTAAAAAATGAAGGATCGAGAAGGCTATTCCGCTTTTTTGATCCGCTGGGGGGGCCACCAGATCAGAAAAGCTTTTCCGACGAGATTGTTGCGGGGGACAAATCCCCAGCTCCGGCTGTCCGCGGAATGCGCGGAGTTGTCGCCCAGGACGAAATAACTGTCTTCGGGAACGCGGATGACTTCGTTTTCGAGCCCGAGCCGGCCTTCCTTGACATTGTAATAATAATTCTTGGTGAAGACCTTGTCGTCGAGGACCTTGCCGTTGATGACGATCTTGCCGTCCTTGATCTCCACCGCTTCGCCAGGCAGTCCGACGAGCCGTTTGACAAAGTCTTTCTTTTTGTCGAGCGGGTACTTGAAGACAATGATGTCGCCGCGTTCCGGAGGACGGAACCGGTAGCTGATCTTGTCGACGAAAATGCGGTCACCCACAAGGAATGTGGGAATCATGGATCCCGTGGGGATCTTGTAGGGACCGAGCAGGAACGTGCGGATCAGGACGGCGAGCACCGCGGCAACCAGGAACGGCTCGCCCCAATTCTTCCATTTGTCGAAAAGCCATTCTCGCCGGCGCGTCTGGAAACCGCGCCATTCTTCGGCGAGTTTGTGGCGGTAAAGGATGAGAAGACCCAGGGCCGCCAGAGCAATCCAAATGATCATGTGTCCACCTTGAGGACGGTGATAAAGGCTTCCTGAGGCAGATCAATCCGCCCCACCTTCTTCATCCGCTTCTTGCCTTCCTTTTGTTTTTCCCAGAGCTTGCGCTTGCGTGTGATGTCGCCGCCATAGCACTTGCTGGTCACATTCTTTTTCAGCGGCCCAATCGATTCGCGCGCGATGATCTTGCTGCCGACTGCGGCCTGGATCACGACCTCGAAGAGCTGCCTTGGGATCACTTCCTTCAATTTCTCGGCCAGTATCTTCCCGCGCTGGTAGGCCCTTTCCCGGACCACGATGCTCGAAAGCGCGTCCACGGGCTCGTCATTGATCAAGATGTCGAGCTTCACCAGCTTGGATTCCTGCGGCTTGATGAAATCATAATTCAGCGAGCCGTAGCCCGACGTCGCAGATTTGATTTTATCATAAAAATCCATGACGACTTCGGCAAAAGGAATTTCGTAGATGAGCATGACACGCGTCTGGTCCAGATATTCCGTGCTCTTATAAATTCCGCGCCGGTCCTGGCATAATTGCATGATGATGCCGATGTTGGCAACAGGAATAATAATGTTGGCGCGGATGAAGGGCTCTTCGACTTTCACGATTTCCTGCGGCGACGGCAGCTTCGTGGGATTTTCCAGCTCGATCACTTTTCCGTTCGTGCAGGTCACGCGGTACAGGACGTTCGGCGCGGTCACGATGAGATCCAGATTGAATTCCCGTTCCAGCCTTTCTTTGGCGATATCCATATGAAGCAAACCGAGGAAGCCGCAGCGGAAGCCATTACCCAGGGAAGCCGAAGATTCGGGCTCATATATAATAGAAGAGTCATTCAGCCGCAATTTTCCGAGCGCCTCGCGCAGTGGAACAAAATCCGCGGGATTGATCGGATAAAGGCCGCAAAACACCATGGGTTTGACCTCTTTGTAGCCTTCCAGCGGCTCGGAGGCCGGCGCGCTGACAAGCGTGATCGTATCGCCGATCTTCACTTCCGAAATGTCGCGGATGTTCCCGCAGATGTAACCGACTTCCCCGACCGCTATCTCGGTCACCGGCTCCGGATGCGGGTTAAGGATGCCGAGCTGTTCCACATCGTAAGTCGCGCCGGTCTGCATCATCAGGTATTTGTCTTCCTTCGTGATCCGTCCGTCCATGATGCGGATGTAAGCGACCACGCCCTGGTACACGTCGTATTTGGAATCGAAAATAAGCGCCTTGAGCGGCGCATCCTTACTGCCCTTGGGCGCAGGAATGCGGTCGACGATGGCCTGGAGCACCTGGTCCGCGCCCTCGCCGGTTTTCGCGCTGCACAGGATGATTTCTTCCTCCGGCACGGCGAGAAAGTCCATGACTTCTTTTTTGACTTTTTCCGGTTCCGCGGTGGGAAGGTCGATTTTCGTGATGACCGGGATGATGGCGAGGTCGCGTTCCATCGCGAGATAAAGGTTCGTGACCGTCTGCGCCTGAATCCCCTGCCCCGCGTCGACGAGCAGCAGCACGCCCTCGCAGGCAGCGAGGCTTTTCGAGACTTCGTACGTGAAGTCGATGTGCCCCGGCGTGTCGATCAGGTTCAGCATGTACTCGCCGTGTTTGATGCGGACCGCGCGCGCCTTGATCGTGATGCCGCGCTCGCGCTCGAGCTCCATGTCATCCAGGATCTGGTCGCGGAATTCGCGCTGGGAGATGGCGCCGGTGGCCAAAAGCAGCCGGTCGGCCAGCGTGGATTTGCCGTGGTCGATGTGAGCAATGATCGAAAAATTGCGAATCTTCTTAGAATCCATAATCTTAAGCAACCCTCAGTTTCTTGATGGCGTCGCCGCGGTCGGGAAAGCCGAACACAGCCGTGCCTGCGACGAGAATGTCCGCGCCGGCTTCGCGCACCATGCGCGAATTGTCCGCTTTCACGCCGCCGTCGACCGAGATCAGCCCTTTGAAGCGCGGCCTGAGCCAGCGCACTTTATCCATCATTTCCGGCATGAACGACTGGCCGCCGAATCCCGGCTCTACGCTCATGATCAGGATGAGATCCAGTTCCTTCAGATACGGCTCGAGCGCCTCAACCGGCGTTTTCGGCCGCAGAGACATGCCGCGTTTGGCACCCCGGGCCTGGATCGCGTCGAGCGTCTCTTTGGCCTTTTGCGTGGCTTCGACGTGAATCGTCACCCAGTCCGAACCGGCCTTGCAGAAGTCTTCGATGTAGCGCAGAGGCTCATCGATCATGAGATGCACGTCGAGCGGAAGCTTCGTCACCTTGCGGAGCGCCTTCACGACCGGCGGTCCGATCGTGAGGTTCGGTACGAAATGCCCGTCCATGACGTCCACGTGGATCCAGTCGCACCCGGCCTTTTCAACGTCCCGGACTTCCTCGCCGAGGCGGGCAAAATCCGCGGAAAGAATGCTGGGCGCGATCCATGGCTTTTCGTTCATGCAATTCTCCTTATCCGTTTTCCAGGCTCAAGGCCCGGCGAAGCCGCGCTTTGTCCCGCGCCGTGACCGGACCGATCAGCGCCAGATTGAGGCGCGGCGTCTGAAAAAGCCCGGCCGCGGTTTGCCGGAGCTCGTCCGCGGTAACGCTTTCGATTTCCCTGCATATCGCTTCCGGAGAAGGCACATGGTCGCGATAGACCGAGGCCTCGCCGACCCACAGCATGGCTTCCAGCGTATCCTCCAGCGACAGGTAAAACTGGCTCATGAAATAATCTTTGGCGCGCCGTAATTCCCCGCGTCCCACCGGCGTTTTGCGCAGCTTCGACAATTCCTTCATGACCTGCGATAAAGCCTGCCAGGCCTTTTTCGGCTCAACGCCCGCTGCGATTACAAACGAGCCGGTTTCCTCGTAAAACGCGGCACTCGCGCGGATGTCGTAGGCCAAGCCGCGTTTTTCCCGCAGCTCCTCGAACAAGCGGCTGGACATATTGCCGCCGAGGACCAGGCTAAGCAGCGCCAGCTTGTAGCGGTCCGGATGATAACGCGAAAATCCGTGCATCCCGATCATGAAATGCGTCTGCTCGGATTTTTTGCCGAGAAAAACCGCTTTAGGCTGTTTCTGCGCCGCATCCGCGGGAACAGGCTGCGGCGCCGGCTTCCCGTTTCCCGCCGGAAAATGGCGCTTC
The Verrucomicrobiia bacterium genome window above contains:
- a CDS encoding pitrilysin family protein, giving the protein MKYELDYRQTRLANGLKVVTVSMPGRQSVSLGVWIRAGSRHEAPKTAGISHVLEHMLFKGTRRRSARRIKEEVEGNGGVLNAFTAEECTCYFAKIMKGRQGKAMDVLADMVKNAVVPPRELEKEKAVIIDEIKMIKDVPGEHIEDVMGEMLWPGHPLGRPISGSEESVGALKRGQILEYKARHYHPAGIVVSAAGPVSHAEVLEFAKRHFPAGNGKPAPQPVPADAAQKQPKAVFLGKKSEQTHFMIGMHGFSRYHPDRYKLALLSLVLGGNMSSRLFEELREKRGLAYDIRASAAFYEETGSFVIAAGVEPKKAWQALSQVMKELSKLRKTPVGRGELRRAKDYFMSQFYLSLEDTLEAMLWVGEASVYRDHVPSPEAICREIESVTADELRQTAAGLFQTPRLNLALIGPVTARDKARLRRALSLENG